A window from Musa acuminata AAA Group cultivar baxijiao chromosome BXJ3-10, Cavendish_Baxijiao_AAA, whole genome shotgun sequence encodes these proteins:
- the LOC135650731 gene encoding mitogen-activated protein kinase kinase kinase 1-like, with protein MERESSRSRGDGSGSGSGRRLGRSNAIKNVHYQPATAAAGEESPRLSTHFDPHPPAAAYSTITSFRMGGVDGEVDLICRSLGLSGPEDFAIPTSVWEEARRARSSSDLLLFPPSRDSFSRSPPTLLAASNFFDAIDDRRTLVVDDEAGDKKQLPIGTRRGVEGIRRGFKRLEITLPNKISRLTLNPPPPISLPHVDDGTSTWDIVRSFASGEEEERPAPEHDDGNDAATSTCLERRPFGSEEDGMSNDGEKLRLRSGDTDKELTGSTSASASDSSAVAVITVSPNAILRRSIKSWTRGGRLGSGSFGTVYEAISADGFFLAVKEVSLLDRGNDAKECIYQLEQEIGLLCRFEHENLIQFYGMDKDVSKLYIFLQLATQGSLVSLYQKYHLQNSQVSAYTRQILEGLNYLHGQNVVHRDIKCANILVDANGSVKLADFGLAKEISKLNWAKSCKGTVYWMAPEVVKTKPYGPSADIWSLGCTVLEMLTRHPPFRNLEWIEAFYKIGHGELPNIPNSLSIEAHDFIRKCLQVNPEDRPSAAQLLKHPFVKRSHPDSAGSVQSSPTKAIPR; from the exons ATGGAGCGCGAGAGCTCGAGGTCGCGCGgcgacggcagcggcagcggcagcggacgAAGGTTGGGCCGTAGCAACGCGATCAAGAACGTCCACTACCAAcccgccaccgccgctgccggcGAAGAATCCCCTCGCCTCTCGACCCACTTCGATCCGCACCCTCCCGCTGCCGCGTACTCCACCATAACGAGCTTCCGGATGGGCGGTGTCGATGGCGAGGTCGACCTCATCTGCCGCAGCCTCGGACTCTCCGGCCCGGAGGACTTCGCCATCCCCACCTCCGTCTGGGAGGAGGCGCGAAGGGCCCGCTCGTCCTCCGACCTACTCCTCTTCCCCCCTTCCCGCGATTCCTTCTCTCGGTCGCCGCCCACTCTCTTAGCAGCCTCCAATTTTTTCGATGCTATTGACGACCGACGGACGCTAGTCGTCGATGATGAGGCCGGGGACAAAAAACAGCTTCCTATTGGCACTAGAAGAGGCGTTGAAGGTATTAGACGAGGGTTTAAGCGATTGGAGATCACCCTTCCGAATAAGATTTCGAGATTGACTCTCAACCCTCCGCCGCCGATCTCTCTGCCTCATGTCGACGACGGGACCTCGACTTGGGATATTGTGAGGTCTTTTGCTTCCGGCGAGGAAGAGGAACGTCCAGCCCCTGAGCATGATGACGGTAATGATGCCGCTACGAGTACTTGCTTGGAGAGGAGGCCCTTTGGTTCTGAAGAGGATGGGATGAGCAACGATGGGGAGAAATTGAGGCTGAGGTCGGGGGATACAGACAAAGAGCTTACTGGGTCGACTTCGGCCAGCGCCAGTGACTCTTCTGCTGTGGCGGTGATTACCGTCTCACCTAATGCAATTTTGAGGAGGAGCATCAAGTCTTGGACAAGAGGCGGTAGACTTGGAAGCGGCTCGTTCGGGACGGTGTATGAGGCTATCAGTGC TGATGGATTTTTTCTTGCTGTCAAAGAAGTCTCCTTGCTTGACCGAGGAAATGATGCCAAAGAATGTATTTATCAGCTGGAGCAG GAAATTGGACTCTTGTGTCGTTTTGAACATGAAAATCTAATTCAATTTTATGGCATGGACAAG GATGTTTCAAAATTGTACATTTTCCttcaacttgctactcaaggatcctTAGTTTCACTTTATCAGAAGTATCATTTGCAGAACTCCCAAGTTTCTGCATACACCAGGCAAATTTTGGAAGGATTGAACTATCTACATGGTCAAAACGTAGTGCACAG AGACATCAAGTGTGCAAATATTTTGGTTGATGCAAATGGATCAGTGAAGCTTGCTGACTTTGGCCTGGCAAAAGAG ATATCTAAGTTGAATTGGGCAAAATCGTGCAAAGGAACTGTATATTGGATGGCCCCAGAG GTTGTGAAGACCAAGCCATATGGGCCTTCAGCTGACATATGGAGCCTTGGGTGCACTGTTTTAGAGATGCTGACGCGTCATCCTCCTTTTCGCAATCTAGAATGG ATAGAAGCTTTCTATAAGATTGGTCATGGTGAACTGCCAAATATCCCTAACTCCTTATCCATAGAGGCCCATGATTTCATTAGAAAGTGCTTACAGGTCAATCCAGAAGATAGGCCCTCTGCTGCTCAGCTGTTAAAACACCCATTTGTTAAGCGATCACATCCGGATTCTGCTGGTTCTGTACAGTCTTCACCAACAAAAGCAATACCCAGATGA